CCGCCTGGATGCCATTCAGCAGGTGCAACATCATCAAATCCAACGTTTTGAGAAGGGATTTTTGCTGCGCGGCATTGATATCGAAGTCACGCTAGATGGCAATGGCTTTACCGGTGAAGGCGATATTCATCTGTTCGGGGAAATGCTCAACCGCTTCTTTGCGCTTTACGCTGATATTCATTTATTCAATCAGTTAACCCTTATCGTTCAGCCTGCCGGGAAATGCATCCGATGGAAAGAGAATCACAATCAGCGCCTGCCCGGCTGATCGAGCAACTTCAAGATAAACTGCCCTACACCCAGTTTTATCGATTTTGTCAGTTGCTGGAGCAAAGCCAGCCAGATGCCCCTGCTCTGGGCAGCCAGTGGCAAGTCAGACACGACCCCGTACGTTTTCGTCCACATCCGGGGATGGGATTTCCCGCCAGCGAGTTTAAACGGGTGGAAATGCCGGAGCATCCGCATCTTCCACCGACCATCCGCACGACGTTTATCGGGTTGTACGGTGTCGAATCGCCGCTTCCTACATCCTATATCGATGACATTACACAGCGTCGCGATGGTTACGAAGCCGTCGCCGATTTTCTGGATATCTTCAACCACCGGCTGACCACGCAGTATTACCGGATCTGGCGTAAATACTCATATCCCGCCACGTTTGCCCCCGGCGGGATGGATAAAACCTCGAAATATCTGCTGAGCCTGTGCGGGCTGGGCATAGAGGGATGTACGCAAGATATTGCCACGCCGGTTTCCCGTTTTCTGGCACTCACCAGCATGATGCGGCTACCGACACGCACCAGCGAAGGCATTATCGCACTGGTTCAGTTGCTGGCACCGGATACACAGGCGCAGGTACTGGCGCATGACCGCTGCAATATTCCCCTGCGCAAGCAATTGACCATGAGCGCCAGCGCGCCGGTCAGTATGAGCAGCAGCCCGGTGATGGGGCGCCAGACCGTCGATGTGAACTGTCAGGTTTTGCTGAAACTGAAAACTGAAAATCCGGATGAAGCCCGTGAATGGCTTCCGGGTGGCCAGCTTTACACCGATTTGCTGGCGTTGTTGCAGGTGTATCTCGGCTCCCGGTTGCACGTCCGTTTACAACTGTCGGTGTCACGCGCGCTGCTGCCCGATGCAAAGCTTTCCTGCCGCCCGGAAAAATCCGGTGTGCTGCTGGGAAGAACCGCAGTGATGCGCAGGTTAAGGATTACGTCTGCACCCCAAAATAAAACTGAAATGATCACTATTAATCTGGGCCGCTATCAGCGCGTTCAGGAAAATCTTCACAGAAGGGAAACTGATGAATATGGCGACTACCGCTGGTAAAACCCGTTTTACATTACTGATGCTGGCAATGGTAACGACCCTGAGCGGATGCGGGCTGACCCAGAAAGTCAGCGACGGTACGGTTGCTGTGACCAAATCCATTTTTTACAAGCAGGTGAAAACGCTGCATCTGGATATCACAGCACGCGACGCTATCAACAACAATGCCAGCGGCGCTCCGCTTTCAACGGTGGTGCGTATCTATCAGCTGAAAGACAGAAAAGTCTTTGACGATACCGATTATCCGTCGCTGTTTACTGAAGACAGTCAGGCGATAAAAGCCGATCTGCTGGAGCAAAAAGATATCCGGGTTCTTCCGGGGGCAGCAGTGACTATCGACGTGCCGATGAATGAAAAAGCACAGTTTGTGGCGGTCGCGGGTATGTTCCTTTCACCGGATATTACCAACAATACCTGGCGTATCGTGCTAAGCCGTAACGATCTGGATCCGGAAAAGGCGCGCCAGATCGAACTGAATAATCAGGGAATGAAACTGCTGCCACTGAAGGATAAGTGATATGTCGCAACCCTCACTTTACGAAATGCTGCTCGGCAACTTTGCTGGCGGCCTCGATCTGCACAACGTCAGCGAAGAAAATCAGGTGATCCTCTCCGTACTCGACAACATGCAGCGCATCCTCAATTGCCGAGCCGGAACGCTTACCCATCTGCCGGATTACGGTCTGCCGGACATGAGCAAAATCCTGCAAGGAATGCCCGGTACGGCGCATTCACTCCTGGATGTCTTGTCAGAGACCTTGCTGAAATACGAGCCACGCATCAAAAAACTGCACGTTATTTTATTGCCCCAGTCCAGCCCCGGACATCTCGAATACGCCATTGACGCCGAACTGAAAGAGCTTGGCTTAGTGCGATTCGGTACCGAGTTTATGCCGGAAGGCCGCGTGCTGATGCGCCATATGAAACAGCAGAATTACGTCAGTTAAGGAAAACAACCATGTCTATTGAACGCCAGTTGCGCACCGGGGATGACCCGCGTGCGCTGGCTGATTACGCGGTTTTACGCGAAGAACTGAGCAAATTAACCCATCCGGCGCGTCCGGATGTGGACTGGAAAAAGGTGGAACACCTGTGTCTGAACCTGTTCCAGCAAAACGGTATCGAGCTGCAAACGGCCTCCTGGTACACACAGGCCAGAGCGCGGCTAGCGGGCATGCCGGGATTAAATGAAGGGCTGGCGATCCTCGAGGCATTAATTTCACGTCAGTGGCCGGGACTGTGGCCGCAGCCGGTGCACGCGCGGATGGAAATTCTTTCGGGTCTGAGTCAGCGTCTTCAGCAAATATTGCGCGGTATGTCACTGGAATATCATGATTTATCGCAGATTTATCAGGCAGAAAAACTGATCGCTTCGCTTTGCAATGTGTTGCAACGCCTTGAACTGAAACACGTCAGCCAGCTGGAAGCACTGACTAGTTTCATGCATGGTACTGCCGTCAGGCTGGAGAATATGCACGCGACCAGCGATGCAGCAATCGTTTTACCGGCGGCAGCGGCAGAAAAAGCGGAAAAAGAGTGGACCGCGCAACCCGGTGAACAATGGGTGTATGTTGCGCAGAGCGGACCTGCCGAACCGCAGTTGATTGCACCGCCTTCGCCAGTGAAACGTCCGGTGCAGTGGAAAGGGTTTATCGCAGGTATCGTGGTGACGGCATTGGCCGGTACCGGTTTTAAAGCCGGGATAGATGCTTTTTATCATCCGCAAACGGCAGAGCAACTGATGGCGACGCTGCCGGTATTACCAAAATCGCTGAACGCACAGACGCTGGAAACACTTAAGAACCAACAGGCTGAGATGCTCCACCGCGAGGCACCGGCATTTCTGGCCGCCACCCAACAGCAAACACGCCAGCTGGCAGCATTGCCACCGCGCTGGGCACAGGACACCGGAGCACAACTGGTAAAACAGGCGCAAATCCTCTGGCCGGATAACCCCGCATCTCAACAACTGGCAAAAAACTGGACACAGCAGCTTAACGCCAGTGCGATACCGCTGGAAAACCTCGATGGCTGGCAACAGGCGAATACGCAGTTACAGCAACTGGCGGACAAACTCAACGGGCTGGATGAACAACGCGGTAAATACATGACCGTCTCACAGCTAAAATCCTCGGTATTCGCCATCCAGCAGGCGCTGAACAGTTCGCCGCCAGTCGAAGAATCGCTGCGCAAGCTGGCGCAGGATAAACAACAGCAAAAAGGCATATCCCCGCAGCGGATTATGCAACTGGATAACCAGTTCACGCAGTTGCTGAACAGGTATGTGTTGCTCATCCAGAACTTACCGGCGACAACCGAAAAAAATGGTCAGGCAGATCACTAACTGATGTTTGTGGCGGCGGACGTCAGCCATCTTAAATTACAGAGGAAGTATGTCAGCAAAAGAACGGTTTCTAAAAAAATTACAAGACAGCCAGCCTCGCACTGGCTCTTTTGAAAATAAAGGTCAGGCGGATATCGCCGAGTTCCGGCAGCGGATCAGCCTGCTGCAGGAAAACATGGAAGAATGGCTGGAAGGCACCGGTATACGGATCGAAGGCACCACTATCTCACTGGTTGAATGTCTGATGGGCGGGAAATCATTCAGCGTTCCGGGTATACGGCTGTTTTATGAAGACAGGCAGGTGAAATTCACGCCGGTCTATTTATATGGCCAGGGCGTCACAGGCTGTGTGGAATCCAGTCTTTGCGTTCAGGGTCGCGTGACTGTCCTGTGCCGGTTGTTTATGCGTGCTGGCGAAAACAGGGACTGGACATGGCGCCCTGCAAATCCCTTCACCGGGCCAGAGCGGGCGTTTAGTGAAGATGCCTTTTTTGAGCTGATAGAAGGCTTATTACCCTGACGCCTGCGGGCGTCTTTTTTCCTCAGTCACCCGGGCAGACTTCCGTTAAAATGTAAAAAAATGCTACAAAAATTACCTTCCGGCTGCATTTTTCACCAAAACCGATGACATAAATTTACATTGCATTAAAAATAAGAATGCGCTGCCGCTCCTGCAAATTTAACTTTCTTGTTACCAATTTTGCACACAACAAGCCATTACCGAATGCAGGGAAATTACATTTGAAAAACATCACAACTTTTTGATACAGATCAATGCAACAACATGACCTCTCACTTTTTGTGGTTAATTCCCTTCCCCCGCTTTTCTCCGAATTTAGTTTTCCCTCCCCTGCTTTTTACCCGTACTGAAAGTGTTTCAGCGACTAATTTCCCCACGGAACGGTCCCTGTTAATCCCTTCGCGCGATGTGCTTAAATCGGTTTCTCGCAAAACCCCGGCAGTCCCACCCTTTCATTCATGACTTCACCTGCGAATGTCATACATCGCCGGTTCCCGTACCGGTATTGCTGTTTGGAAGGGTAACCTGACACACAAAAGAGGTTGTTATGTTTGGTCTTGATGCGCTAGAACTGGCCCGGATCCAGTTTGCCTTCACCGTCTCTTTTCACATCATTTTTCCCGCTATTACTATCGGGCTTGCCAGTTTTCTGGCTGTTCTGGAAGGCATGTGGCTGAAAACAAAAAAAGAGGCATATCGCGACCTGTATCATTTCTGGTCGAAAATCTTTGCCGTTAACTTCGGTATGGGCGTGGTCTCCGGTCTGGTGATGGCTTACCAGTTCGGCACCAACTGGAGTATGTTCTCGTCATTCGCGGGCAGCATTACCGGTCCGCTGCTGACGTACGAAGTGTTAACTGCATTTTTCCTCGAAGCTGGCTTCCTCGGCGTGATGCTGTTCGGCTGGAACCGCGTCGGACCGGGCCTGCACTTCTTCTCTACCTGCATGGTGGCGCTCGGCACACTGATGTCGACGTTCTGGATCCTCGCTTCCAACAGCTGGATGCAAACCCCGCAGGGCTACGAGATTGTTAACAACCTGGTGGTGCCGGTCAGCTGGATGAAGGTTATCTTCAACCCGTCCTTCCCGTTCCGCTTAATGCACATGACTACCGCCGCGTTTCTGGCGTCTGCCTTCTTCGTGGGTTCTGCTGCGGCATGGCATTTGCTGCGCGGTCGCGATACGCCAGCCATCCGTACCATGTTGTCGATGGCAATGTGGATGGCGCTGATCGTCTCGCCAATTCAGGCATTCCTGGGCGATGCGCACGGCCTGAATACCCTGAAATATCAGCCTGCTAAAATCGCGGCCATCGAAGGCCACTGGGAAAATAAAGACAACAAACCTTCCCCGCTGGTGCTGATCGGCTATCCCGATATGAACCGTGAAGAAACCCGTTACGCGATTGAAATCCCGTATCTGGGCAGCCTGATCCTGACGCACAGCCTGACGCATCAGATCCCGGCGCTGAAATCCTTCCCGAAAGAAGACCGCCCGAACTCTTCCGTCATCTTCTATACCTTCCGCATCATGGCCGGTCTCGGCATGCTGATGATTTTGCTGGGGGTGCTGAGCCTGATCCTGCGCCGTGGCGGCAAAATGTATACCTCTAAAGCGTTCCTGCGCTTTGCTTTCCTGATGGGGCCTTCCGGTCTGCTGGCGTTGCTGGCGGGTTGGATCACCACGGAAATGGGGCGTCAGCCGTGGGTAGTTTATGGCCTGCTGCGTACCAAAGATGCGGTATCTAACCATAACGTCATCCAGATGAGCGTCAGCCTGATCCTGTTCATCGTCATTTACTGTTCGGTGTTTGGTGTCGGTTACGGCTACATGATGCGTCTGATCCGCAAGGGTCCGCAGGCGCACGAAGGTGAAAGTGTTGATCACGGTGGTCCGGGCCAGCACCGCACGCCTGCGCGTCCGCTGTCTGCGATTTCAGAATCACTGACTGACGAAAATAAGGGAGCTTGATAATGGGTATCGACTTACCGCTGATCTGGTTTTTGATCATCATCTTCGGCGTGATGATGTATGTGGTGATGGACGGATTCGACCTGGGTATCGGCCTGCTATTCCCGCTGGTGAAAAAAGAACACGACCGTGATGTGATGATGAACACCGTTGCGCCGGTCTGGGACGGCAACGAAACCTGGCTGGTGCTCGGCGGTGCGGCACTGTATGGCGCATTCCCGCTGGCGTACTCGGTGATTCTGGATGCACTGACTATCCCGCTGACCCTGATGCTGTTCGGTCTGATTTTCCGTGGCGTAGCCTTTGAATTTCGTTTCAAAGCCAGTCCGGCCAAACGTCACGTGTGGGACAAATCTTTCATCTGGGG
This is a stretch of genomic DNA from Rahnella aceris. It encodes these proteins:
- the tssG gene encoding type VI secretion system baseplate subunit TssG produces the protein MERESQSAPARLIEQLQDKLPYTQFYRFCQLLEQSQPDAPALGSQWQVRHDPVRFRPHPGMGFPASEFKRVEMPEHPHLPPTIRTTFIGLYGVESPLPTSYIDDITQRRDGYEAVADFLDIFNHRLTTQYYRIWRKYSYPATFAPGGMDKTSKYLLSLCGLGIEGCTQDIATPVSRFLALTSMMRLPTRTSEGIIALVQLLAPDTQAQVLAHDRCNIPLRKQLTMSASAPVSMSSSPVMGRQTVDVNCQVLLKLKTENPDEAREWLPGGQLYTDLLALLQVYLGSRLHVRLQLSVSRALLPDAKLSCRPEKSGVLLGRTAVMRRLRITSAPQNKTEMITINLGRYQRVQENLHRRETDEYGDYRW
- the tssJ gene encoding type VI secretion system lipoprotein TssJ, which codes for MATTAGKTRFTLLMLAMVTTLSGCGLTQKVSDGTVAVTKSIFYKQVKTLHLDITARDAINNNASGAPLSTVVRIYQLKDRKVFDDTDYPSLFTEDSQAIKADLLEQKDIRVLPGAAVTIDVPMNEKAQFVAVAGMFLSPDITNNTWRIVLSRNDLDPEKARQIELNNQGMKLLPLKDK
- the tssE gene encoding type VI secretion system baseplate subunit TssE — encoded protein: MSDMSQPSLYEMLLGNFAGGLDLHNVSEENQVILSVLDNMQRILNCRAGTLTHLPDYGLPDMSKILQGMPGTAHSLLDVLSETLLKYEPRIKKLHVILLPQSSPGHLEYAIDAELKELGLVRFGTEFMPEGRVLMRHMKQQNYVS
- a CDS encoding VasL domain-containing protein produces the protein MSIERQLRTGDDPRALADYAVLREELSKLTHPARPDVDWKKVEHLCLNLFQQNGIELQTASWYTQARARLAGMPGLNEGLAILEALISRQWPGLWPQPVHARMEILSGLSQRLQQILRGMSLEYHDLSQIYQAEKLIASLCNVLQRLELKHVSQLEALTSFMHGTAVRLENMHATSDAAIVLPAAAAEKAEKEWTAQPGEQWVYVAQSGPAEPQLIAPPSPVKRPVQWKGFIAGIVVTALAGTGFKAGIDAFYHPQTAEQLMATLPVLPKSLNAQTLETLKNQQAEMLHREAPAFLAATQQQTRQLAALPPRWAQDTGAQLVKQAQILWPDNPASQQLAKNWTQQLNASAIPLENLDGWQQANTQLQQLADKLNGLDEQRGKYMTVSQLKSSVFAIQQALNSSPPVEESLRKLAQDKQQQKGISPQRIMQLDNQFTQLLNRYVLLIQNLPATTEKNGQADH
- a CDS encoding cytochrome ubiquinol oxidase subunit I, producing MFGLDALELARIQFAFTVSFHIIFPAITIGLASFLAVLEGMWLKTKKEAYRDLYHFWSKIFAVNFGMGVVSGLVMAYQFGTNWSMFSSFAGSITGPLLTYEVLTAFFLEAGFLGVMLFGWNRVGPGLHFFSTCMVALGTLMSTFWILASNSWMQTPQGYEIVNNLVVPVSWMKVIFNPSFPFRLMHMTTAAFLASAFFVGSAAAWHLLRGRDTPAIRTMLSMAMWMALIVSPIQAFLGDAHGLNTLKYQPAKIAAIEGHWENKDNKPSPLVLIGYPDMNREETRYAIEIPYLGSLILTHSLTHQIPALKSFPKEDRPNSSVIFYTFRIMAGLGMLMILLGVLSLILRRGGKMYTSKAFLRFAFLMGPSGLLALLAGWITTEMGRQPWVVYGLLRTKDAVSNHNVIQMSVSLILFIVIYCSVFGVGYGYMMRLIRKGPQAHEGESVDHGGPGQHRTPARPLSAISESLTDENKGA